Within the Medicago truncatula cultivar Jemalong A17 chromosome 4, MtrunA17r5.0-ANR, whole genome shotgun sequence genome, the region AAACAAAATGGAATCATTCATTTTCAGACTCACTTTCTATACCTAGAATATACATCTATTCATTCTTTAGCTAGAAAGAGTATATCTCCGTACGCCTAGATAAATTATGTATCTATTcccaaatttattaaaatttgggAATAGATACTCATAGAAATGAATCGCCGGGAACCAGATTTGAACTGGTGACACGAGGATTTTCAGTCCTCTGCTCTACCAGCTGAGCTATCCCGACCATTCTTGACACACCACCCTAATTTTAGGAAATTACTTGAGTCTATgtcaactaaataaaaaaaaaaagggatataGGATAAAAAATTAGCGAATTAAATGGGCTTTTGGGGATAGAGGGACTTGAACCCTCACGATTTCTAAAGTCGACGGATTTTCCTCTTACTaaaaatttcattgatgtcGGTATTGACATGTAGAATGGGACTCTATCTTTATTCTCGTCTGATTAATCAGTTATTCAAAAGATCCATCAGACTATGGTGGAGTGACTGATTTGATCAATCAAGATTATTCTATTGAAAGAGTAAATGTTGTCAACTCCATTTGTTAGAACAGCTTCCATTGAGTCTCTGCACCTATCCTTTTTTGATTTTCACTttctaaacttttatttatttgttttcggAAAGAAGGATTTGGCTCAGGATTGCCCATTTTTAATTCCAGGGTTTCTCTGAATTTGAAAGTTTTCACCTGGTAAGTTTCCATACCAAGGCTCAATCCAATTAAGTCCGTAGCGTCTACCAATTTCGCCATATCCCccgtttttttatttgagattgATATCATATCTCATTAGgatgttttttcatttgtattaTGAGAATTATATGATGGAACTGTTCAATTTATTAGAAACCTACTCccatttttggaaaaatttccttctatttgtttgattgattttctttCATCTATATCTGATATCAGATACCCATATTTAGTCGAATCAGAAATGATTCTATTATCTGTGTATTCGCAATTCAATATACAGAGATATATACTACATTTATCTCTATTTTAGATGTCCCTCcttctttgattttttgagAGTATTTAGAATACTCTAACGTTCGATTCTTTTTTTGCTTAGAGGAGACAGATACAGACCTTATAATAACAAAACGAAAAtcaaaaatctatttattaatttaaaatttgacattCATTTAGAAATTCAATAGAAATATCAAATTTCTATTTACTTATCCAATTTCTATCGATACATTCTTTTTTATCTACATTATACATAGTTCATCTTAATGCATACGAATTTTGTAATATAAATTACTGTTTACTGTAATCTAATtagtcattattttatttaaaattctaaaaaactatttaaaatataaattttaattttaagatagtATTCTATATACTCTTTACTATTttctatatctatatttatttatatatatatagaatttttatatagaattttattttaaggtatTCTAATTGTAGAATATTAAAGAATatataaagaatatatatagAAACAAATAATCTTCCTATCTAATAATCAGGATATCGGGATAAATACATATCTATATTTAGATATTTATATAGATTAGatgaaaatatgaattctatttattatttattcttgaaatattaaaataatcgaaataaagaagcaaaaatattcaaaacaaaaaagagaatttGACTATACGAATTAAAATGACGATAttgttttattgataaaaattatttgataaatcGATCAAAATAGTAttctatttaactattaattaattaactcttaattaaaattcttatcttaaaattattattatttttatgatatgatatatactaaaatatcaaataaataataactattggatattttcgattttttctatgtttgtatttatttgattatgatatagTAATTTGGTTATGAAGAGCTaatataaaacaattaataactAAGATCCCGGTAGTTTAGGAAATAATTCCGATAAATCCACAATTTGTGTTATGAGAGCCCGCTTAGCTCAGAGGTTAGAGCATCGCATTTGTAATGCGATGGTCATCGGTTCGATTCCGATAGCCGgctttttttctctatttgttttcatttttgacataaggtataatctctttttatttttattttaggaaaaaaatggGAGTTCTATTTCTCTAGAACAAATCAAGAAAATAAcctcctttttttattttctatttatttagaTAGATATACAATAGAATAAAATTCGGATACTGATCGAATCTTTCCAGTTCTTTTTTGTAGTATACTATTTATAGTAAAATACTTTAAGTAGATTTCGTttgatttatcatttttgttatttagtttagttttaatttagcTTTATGAGattttccattttaaattaaaaaggaGTGTTTATGTCACGTTACAGAGGGCCTCGTTTCAAAAAAATACGTCGTCTGGGGGCTTTACCAGGACTAACTAGTAAAGGGCCTACAGTTGGAAGCGAACTTAAAAACCAATCGCGCTCGAGTAAAAAGTCTCAATATCGTATTCGtttagaagaaaaacaaaaattgcgTTTTCATTATGGTCTTACAGAACGACAATTGCTTAAATACGTTCGTATCGCTGGAAAAGCGAAAGGTTCAACCGGTCAAGTTTTACTACAATTACTTGAAATGCGTTTGGATAACATACTTTTTCGATTGGGTATGGCTTCGACTATTCCTCAAGCCCGTCAATTAGTTAACCACAGACATGTTTTAGTTAATGGTCGTATAGTAGATATACCAAGTTATCGTTGCAAACCCGAAGATATTATTACAGCGAAGGATGAACAAAAATCTAGAACTCTGATTCAAAATTCTCTTGAATCAGCCCCCCGCGAAAAATTGCCAATCCATTTGACTCTTGATCCATTCCAATATAAAGGATTAGTCAATCAAATAATAGATAGTAAATGGGTTGGTTTGAAAATTAATGAATTGCTGGTTGTAGAATATTATTCTCGTCAGA harbors:
- the LOC120580084 gene encoding 30S ribosomal protein S4, chloroplastic — protein: MSRYRGPRFKKIRRLGALPGLTSKGPTVGSELKNQSRSSKKSQYRIRLEEKQKLRFHYGLTERQLLKYVRIAGKAKGSTGQVLLQLLEMRLDNILFRLGMASTIPQARQLVNHRHVLVNGRIVDIPSYRCKPEDIITAKDEQKSRTLIQNSLESAPREKLPIHLTLDPFQYKGLVNQIIDSKWVGLKINELLVVEYYSRQT